A window from Theropithecus gelada isolate Dixy chromosome 1, Tgel_1.0, whole genome shotgun sequence encodes these proteins:
- the LOC112625791 gene encoding LOW QUALITY PROTEIN: uncharacterized protein LOC112625791 (The sequence of the model RefSeq protein was modified relative to this genomic sequence to represent the inferred CDS: substituted 2 bases at 2 genomic stop codons), whose amino-acid sequence MATPQDIRAQHRAWTCELLHPYSLGERCLXDGVAEKENELEWKKPEPGKPTCQSPLPGXGAEKGRQMLGRKEGRTKSWTAKFYFHFLLFLFLYLRKATRGPGTVAHTCNPST is encoded by the coding sequence GGCCCAGCACAGAGCTTGGACGTGTGAGCTGCTCCACCCATATTCGTTGGGTGAAAGGTGCCTATGAGACGGTGtggcagagaaggaaaatgagctGGAGTGGAAGAAACCAGAGCCAGGGAAGCCAACATGCCAGAGTCCATTGCCTGGCTAAGGAgcagaaaaaggaagacaaatgcttggaaggaaagagggaaggacaAAAAGCTGGACTGCAAAGTtctactttcattttttgttgtttttgtttctttatttaagaAAAGCAACAAggggtccaggcacagtggctcacacctgtaatcccagcacc